One window from the genome of Marinobacter sp. LV10R510-11A encodes:
- the rplS gene encoding 50S ribosomal protein L19, whose amino-acid sequence MSGKNNIINQIETEQMTKEIPAFAPGDTVIIQVRVTEGARERLQAFEGVVIGKRNRGMNSSFTVRKISYGVGVERTFQTFSKLIDSIAVKRRGDVRQAKLYYLRELSGKAARIKEKLG is encoded by the coding sequence ATGAGCGGCAAGAACAACATCATCAATCAAATTGAAACAGAGCAGATGACCAAGGAAATCCCCGCGTTTGCGCCGGGTGATACCGTGATTATTCAGGTTCGTGTAACCGAAGGTGCTCGTGAGCGTCTACAGGCTTTCGAAGGCGTTGTAATCGGTAAGCGTAACCGTGGCATGAACTCGTCCTTCACCGTGCGGAAGATTTCTTACGGCGTAGGCGTTGAGCGTACTTTTCAGACCTTCTCTAAGCTGATCGATAGCATTGCTGTGAAGCGTCGCGGCGATGTTCGCCAAGCCAAGCTTTACTACTTGCGCGAGCTTTCTGGTAAGGCAGCACGTATCAAGGAAAAGCTGGGCTGA